A genome region from Coffea arabica cultivar ET-39 chromosome 7e, Coffea Arabica ET-39 HiFi, whole genome shotgun sequence includes the following:
- the LOC113700856 gene encoding uncharacterized protein, which yields MGKDITDYNLTDIPYHVLCSDKFLKEIEVEYQIPISDEDLASVSMLNRAQKFAFDKIIQKINENVLVIFFIDGLGETGKSFLYKALLAIVRSRGHIALATTMSGAAALLLPGVRTAHSRFKIPLHQDSKQTCNISKQSSISKLLKLAKLIIWNEATMAKKYAIESFDAMLHDILDCDIIFRVKIIVFGGDFR from the coding sequence ATGGGAAAAGATATAACTGATTACAACCTCACAGATATTCCTTATCATGTGTTGTGTTCAGATAAGTTTCTGAAAGAAATTGAAGTTGAGTATCAGATACCTATTTCTGATGAAGATTTGGCTTCAGTCTCAATGTTAAACAGAGCACAAAAGTTTGCATTTgacaaaataatccaaaaaattaatgaaaatgttcttgttatttttttcaTTGATGGTCTCGGTGAAACTGGTAAATCTTTTTTATATAAAGCATTGCTTGCAATTGTGAGATCAAGAGGTCATATTGCACTAGCAACAACAATGTCTGGTGCTGCAGCATTGCTATTGCCAGGAGTACGCACGGCACATTCTCGTTTCAAGATTCCACTTCACCAAGACAGCAAGCAAACCTGTAACATCTCAAAACAAAGCAGTATCAGTAAGCTTCTAAAACTTGCAAAGTTGATTATATGGAATGAAGCAACAATGGCTAAAAAATATGCAATTGAATCATTTGATGCAATGCTTCATGATATTCTAGATTGTGATATTATATTTCGTGTCAAAATCATTGTGTTTGGTGGAGATTTTCGATAA
- the LOC113700857 gene encoding uncharacterized protein, with the protein MTERHRDWHEKKPHVLMTYWTAIRTFIGATPYCLMYDMEAVLPAEVEIPPLSILMETQLDKAEWTKQQQEQLSLIDEKRLNTVCHEQYYQRRMARAYNKKVKPHLFQERDKVLKRILPIQDEAKGKFAPNWQGPFIVKKVLPGGALILIEMDGQIFPQPINSDMCKTFFI; encoded by the coding sequence ATGACGGAAAGGCATCGAGATTGGCATGAGAAGAAGCCGCATGTATTAATGACTTATTGGACTGCAATTAGAACTTTTATTGGGGCAACGCCTTATTGTCTCATGTACGATATGGAAGCAGTATTACCCGCAGAGGTTGAGATCCCCCCTTTGAGCATTTTAATGGAAACTCAGTTGGATAAAGCAGAATGGACTAAACAACAACAGGAGCAACTATCCTTGATTGATGAAAAGCGATTAAATACCGTTTGCCACGAACAGTACTATCAAAGGCGAATGGCTCGTGCCTACAATAAGAAGGTCAAACCTCATCTATTCCAAGAAAGGGACAAAGTTTTGAAACGAATTCTTCCCAtccaagatgaagctaaaggaaaatttgctccaaattggcaaggaccTTTCATTGTTAAGAAGGTATTGCCTGGAGGAGCACTTATTCTCATAGAGATGGACGGACagatttttcctcagccaatcaaTTCAGACATGTGCAAGACGTtttttatctga